In Peromyscus leucopus breed LL Stock chromosome 11, UCI_PerLeu_2.1, whole genome shotgun sequence, a genomic segment contains:
- the LOC114697802 gene encoding T-complex protein 1 subunit epsilon-like: protein MGTCTKTLHGMHQVKINFDGDIAPVNKGNLSEDTELIKGVIIDKDFSHPQMQKRAENAKIAILTCPFEPPKPKTKHKLDVTSVEDYKVLQKYEKFKEMIEQIKETGANLAICQWGFDGEAKHLLLQNALPAVRWVGGREIELISIATGGQIAPRFSELTPEKLGFASVVREISFGTTKDKMLVVIEQCKNSRAVTIFIRGGNKMIIEEAKRSLHHALCVIRNLIRDNRVVYGGGAAEIACASGRQ, encoded by the exons ATGGGCACTTGCACTAAAACGTTGCATGGCATGCATCAAGTGAAAATTAACTTTGATGGTGATATTGCACCTGTCAATAAGGGAAACTTATCA GAGGACACGGAACTTATAAAGGGTGTGATCATTGATAAGGACTTCAGTCACCCACAGATGCAAAAAAGAGCGGAGAATGCTAAGATTGCAATTCTCACGTGTCCATTTGAGCCACCTAAACCAAAGACAAAGCACAAGCTGGATGTGACCTCTGTGGAGGACTACAAAGTCCTGCAGAAATATGAGAAGTTCAAAGAGATGATTGAGCAGATTAAAGAAACTGGTGCTAACCTGGCTATTTGCCAGTGGGGCTTTGATGGTGAAGCCAAACATTTACTTCTTCAGAATGCCCTCCCTGCGGTTCGCTGGGTAGGAGGACGTGAGATTGAGCTGATCTCCATTGCAACAGGAGGTCAGATCGCCCCCAGGTTCTCAGAGCTTACCCCTGAGAAGCTGGGCTTTGCCAGTGTGGTGCGAGAGATCTCGTTTGGCACTACAAAAGACAAAATGCTGGTGGTAATTGAGCAGTGTAAGAACTCTAGAGCTGTGACCATTTTCATCAGAGGAGGAAACAAGATGATCATTGAAGAAGCAAAACGATCCCTCCACCATGCCTTGTGTGTCATCCGGAACCTCATCCGAGACAATCGGGTTGTATATGGAGGAGGGGCTGCTGAAATAGCCTGCGCTTCTGGCAGGCAGTAA